A genomic stretch from Coffea arabica cultivar ET-39 chromosome 10c, Coffea Arabica ET-39 HiFi, whole genome shotgun sequence includes:
- the LOC140015817 gene encoding uncharacterized protein, which produces MKFESAEQLRLAVRTYSIMKGKPVKPYTNEKKRFRAKCKPPCQWFIYASVERELGIADLVVKSMNNEHTNCSHVWKNKNISAKWLANKYMERFRCNVEMSPRLLRQIVDEDFKAEISKWVAYNARAIAKKEIQGNAEQQYKDIWRYCAEIKRTHPNTTMEVMFTPFRQPGCNPKFMRLYCCLGPLKQGFLDGCRPIIGVDGCHIKAEYRGQLLTAIGVDPNNGWWPIAWAVVEREATEQWKWFFELLKNDLQIENGYSYTFVSDQQKGLDRALSEVTWF; this is translated from the exons ATGAAGTTTGAGTCAGCTGAACAGCTAAGATTAGCTGTTAGAACATATTCCATCATGAAAGGAAAACCAGTAAAGCCATacacaaatgaaaaaaaaaggtttagaGCAAAATGCAAACCTCCTTGCCAATGGTTTATTTATGCTTCAGTTGAGAGGGAACTTGGAATAGCTGATTTGGTTGTCAAGAGCATGAATAATGAGCACACAAACTGCAGTCATGTATGGAAGAACAAGAATATTTCTGCTAAGTGGCttgcaaacaagtacatggagaGATTTAGATGTAATGTTGAAATGTCTCCAAGATTATTAAGACAAATAGTTGATGAGGActtcaaagctgaaatttcaaaATGGGTGGCAtacaatgcaagggcaattgcTAAAAAGGAGATTCAAGGAAATGCAGAGCAGCAATATAAGGACATATGGAGATATTGTGCAGAAATTAAGAGGACACACCCAAATACCACAATGGAAGTTATGTTTACTCCCTTCAGACAACCTGGATGCAACCCAAAATTCATGAGACTTTATTGCTGTTTGGGACCATTAAAACAAGGCTTTCTTGACGGTTGTAGGCCCATTATTGGGGTTGATGGATGCCACATAAAGGCTGAATATCGGGGACAGCTGTTGACTGCTATTGGAGTAGATCCCAACAATGGATGGTGGCCCATTGCTTGGGCAGTGGTTGAGAGAGAAGCAACTGAACAGTGGAAATGGTTTTTTGAGCTGCTGAAGAATGACTTGCAGATTGAAAATGGGTACAGCTACACCTTTGTTTCTGACCAGCAGAAG GGTCTTGACCGAGCATTATCTGAGGTAACGTGGTTCTAA